The Engystomops pustulosus chromosome 4, aEngPut4.maternal, whole genome shotgun sequence genome contains a region encoding:
- the LOC140127266 gene encoding uncharacterized protein isoform X2: MQQRVAAETKNGRLFSLPCQLTRPKFHVVQDKGTLKPVRIPLNLEEILSRYSLPITIRSSSALSYKQKGDLKSQDELLSELTLIEIYEENFLYGHPINRGKLFTDAPIIIPMYMKELKLVVAVEFQNGNNKNWRNMCDMLTKQVNNQGNTANVMFEEIYMLDKRDISPQEHGYDTIEPIYIDITELNNDIKTPLENTKKYNVYKLLPKPAVGNQSCDALKTETSAVTNFSSINDIPKDLHPLTVSQVCQCLKLLNMNQYVEAFETAQVDGQLVYDLHPDMMRSCMGMNELHALKFVKFRDGWRPNVQI, translated from the exons ATGCAGCAAAGAGTAGCTGCTGAAACCAAGAATGGGAGACTTTTTTCCCTGCCCTGTCAACTCACCCGACCAAAATTCCATGTGGTACAAGACAAGGGTACTTTAAAAC CTGTGAGGATACCTTTGAATTTGGAAGAAATATTATCTAGATACAGTCTGCCCATTACTATACGATCATCctctgctttatcctacaaacaAAAAGGAGATCTGAAGTCACAAGATGAATTGCTCAGTGAGCTGACACTGATAGAGATTTATGAGGAAAACTTCTTGTATGGACATCCTATTAACAGGG GGAAATTATTTACTGATGCGCCAATAATTATTCCAATGTACATGAAGGAGCTAAAATTGGTGGTGGCTGTAGAGTTCCAAAATGGAAACAATAAAAACTGGAGAAATATGTGTGACATGTTGACTAAACAAGTGAATAACCAAGGCAACACTGCAAATGTTATGTTTGAGG AAATATACATGCTTGATAAAAGGGATATTTCTCCTCAAGAGCACGGCTACGACACCATAGAACCAATATATATTGATATCACTGAATTGAACAATGACATCAAAACACCACTGGagaacacaaaaaaatataatgTTTACAAATTGCTGCCAAAGCCAGCCGTTGGGAATCAGTCTTGTGATGCATTGAAAACTGAGACTTCAGCTGTCACCAATTTCTCCTCAATCAATGATATCCCAAAGGATCTGCATCCTCTGACAGTCAGCCAGGTGTGTCAGTGTCTAAAATTACTAAACATGAATCAGTATGTAGAAGCCTTTGAAACTGCACAAGTGGATGGTCAGTTGGTGTATGACCTTCACCCCGACATGATGAGGAGCTGCATGGGAATGAACGAACTACACGCATTAAAGTTCGTTAAGTTTCGGGATGGATGGAGACCCAATGTGCAAATCTAG